The Aspergillus luchuensis IFO 4308 DNA, chromosome 6, nearly complete sequence genome segment CCATGCAAGAATCTGAATTGCCAactccttttctccctccgtCTTCCCATTTATCCGCTCCATGGCTTCTTCATATGCAATATCGTACGCGTCAGTTCCAGTTGGCAATTTCTCTAGTGTTTTCTTAACCGCCGTTACCGAGAGTTTTCCTCTCAATGAGTCAAGGTGGAGTTGAGCAAGAAGAAACCTATGAATGTCAGTGCAAGAGCGGATTTTCTTAATGAGACATATGATGGAACATACATTCCATCCACTGTTTTCGTAATTGCTTTGACTATTTCCTCCTGTAGATCTTTGTCGCGTAGCACGGCTCTTGACAGATCGGACATGTGACCTCGCAGATACGCCTCTACATCTTCAGTGGCAGCAGAAACTTCTTGCTGCAAACAACCCTCGAATGCCGACTGGATCCACGGGCTATGCCGTGACGTAGCGAATATGCTAACCGTGCTGTTGCTCTGCAGACGAAATAACTCGGATAACAGCCTGCGTAGCGCTTCACCTCTTGATGAATATTCATCAAGGGCATCCACCACTATGAAGATCCTCGAGAAGTGACCAAGCAGAACGGATAGGCTCTCGGAAAGTTCGTCGAGTTTCGGCCGTGTCTGACGTTTCTTGTGTTGTGCATATAGCGTCTTTATATCCTCAGGAAGGGACGACATTCTTTGACACAATTGCTTTATCAGACTCGCAAGTATATCGTCCACACTCTGCTCATGATGGCACCGGAAGTTGCAGTAAATGTAGGCGAGACCACAATTTCGATCATGTTTACACTTCTCCTCGAGATATTCAATGACAACAGCAGTGAGTATTGTCTTTCCAGCTCCAGGGATGCCCGTGCAAAggatatttttattctcgTTGTCAATCCACTGCTGAAACTTGTCTGTGCCTAGTAGCCACTTACCGGTACCCTCTTGCCGACGTTTGAGATATTCCTCTTGCTGAGTGGCATAGTTGACGGTCGTGAGCCATTCAAGGAGTTTATGCTGAGCTTTGTCTTCCATGGTATTGTTAACTCGGTGAACGAGCTCGTTTGTAGCAAAGGCTACTTGACTATTTTCGGAAATTGTGAGCACTCGCCTTCCTGGGCTATTATGAACCCATACCTAGTCAGACTAGTACTGAAGAGATGAAAGATGTGAACATTGGACTGTATCCTCTGACAaatctccgccatctcgGCTTGGTCCCATTTGAGTCTTTTCCAGACACGACGACAGGTCCCCCCTAGGCTGTTAGTGCCAGGGTCCAACTCCTGGTATTGGTCTAATTTGCTGAGTAGTTCATTCAGTCCACTACGGCAGGAGCGAGAGATTTCGTCTAGGTGTTTCTCCTGCTGGGTATCAAGCTCCGCTTGCTCGTAGATGTCTTTGATATCGCGGAGGACATTGCACAAGGTCTTTGAACTGGCGACATATGAGTATCATATCAGACGCGCATAGTATTGGAACCTACGCTTCTGATATATGTCTGAATTGGTCTGGTGCCCTAACAAAGCGCACCCTGATGGCTTTGGCGAGATTCACTACAGCGAGGAAGTCCCCGACACCATATCCGAGGCTCATGGTGCAGTTTGAAGGGAGCAACTGCTGATTtggcagaagaaggaataaCAGAAATCAATGCAGTTACTTATTTGTTAATCGCCTTGCGCTACTCACCAAaatcatggaagaggagTCATCCCTTATATGGATAACGCTGCCCGATGGCAAGCGCCGGCATTGTGTACTACAGATTGCAGCCTCGCGGAAAGAGGGGACAGTTCCCCGAAAACCATCATGGTTGAACATGGCAAAGCTATAAGTGTCAGCTGCCTGTTCCATGTATGATTGTAGGCATTGAACTTGTAATTAATTTGCTCAATTGCACAGATGGAACACAAGCATCGCGAATACAACGGggcggtgctgctgctgtgctgCGGAGGCGGAAGTCATAGTAGATCACAGCATATATACGCTATTCCTGATCAGGAATGGCACAAGTCAAGCTTATCCACCGCACTAACTAAGCTTGCTGAGTCAGCAGTACCGGCAAAATGCAGGGCAAGCGTAATGAGCCCTAACGCACCGAGAGCAGTTAGACTCGCTAAGCGAGCCACTAGCTCGACTCTCTCGGGCGGCCAAACCTGAGCGCGAATTTTCGAGATCGATTTCGACCCGTACGACAACTCCCAGCGCCAGCCCGCGAGACGACGACAAGGTATGTGATATTGTTGCCAGCTGCTTGCCTGTTGCATGCTAATTGAGCACAGATGGTCCTCGCAAAGAAGCACGTCCCCATCGTCAAGAAGCGTAtgtcctttcttttctccctgctAGTCCCAGCCCAGTCCAGTTCCCAGCCAGAGTACGATCCGTCGGTTGTCAGTCGTCCAGCAAGCATGAGGAATATATACGGTGCGATGGAATGAGAAATCAGACGATCGGAGCGAACGAAtcaatttttctatatttcttattgCGAAAGAACGATGGCGAACGACGAACTTGATCGGCGAAGAAATTATCACAAGCGACCGAAATTTCGATTCGATCTGGACGAAGATATTTACACACCAACAACATAAATTGACAAATGCTTGCTGGACCACGGACATACAGCCGGATTGAACTAAatcacacatacacacgTCGTCAGGACGAACGACCCGACTAACATCAAACTCCTTCCAGGCACCAAGCGTTTCTGGCGCCACCAGTCCGACCGCTTCAAGTGCGTGCCGGAGTCATGGCGCAAGCCCAAGGGTATCGACAACCGCGTCCGTAGACGCTTCCGTGGCAACATCCCCATGCCCTCCATCGGCTACGGATccaacaagaagaccaagcacATGATGCCCTCCGGCCACAAGGCTTTCCTCGTCCACAACCCCAAGGACGTTGAGCTCCTGTTGATGCACAACCGCACCTACGCCGCTGAGTACGTCCATCCACTGCCTAAATCCACTTTCCACCACAAGTCCAAAATACTAATTACTTGAATAGGATCGCCAGCGCCGTCTCCTCCCGCAAGCgcgtcgacatcatcgccaaggccaaggctctCGGCGTCAAGGTCACCAACCCCAAGGGCCGCGTCACCACCGAGGCTTAAATGGATATGGAATGAATGTAAAGAAAGCCCAAGAAATTtcatcattttcattttcatttttcattAAAACTCTTTTTCCACTTTATACCAACCAAATGGGAAAACCAACCACTTTCGGGGGACAAttaaaaaaagcaaataacagacaactactactccgtGGTTGTTATGTTAGTTTGTGATCTTGGGGACTTGCGGAGCCTTGAATCATCGCATCTTCTCTAATGTGGGCTTTGGCTTTGTGTGTGTCTGACGTTGACGACGTATGTGCTGGATTGCAAGCGTTTCCATTTGTCATGGGGGCGCTTGTGGTCgtggctggtgctgccaGTCTGGGAATAAAAATTCAAATCTTATGAAGACCTTTTTGATGACCGAGGGTTGCGTCTGGCGGTGTAGTTGTATCTTGTAGCGTTGTAGTTGGTCCCATTTGGTGTTGTATCCTACCTACCGTACAGATCATATCAACTACGTAGATGGCCTTACTTTTCAATTGTTTGTTCTTGACAAGCCAAGCAAGCTGTATTCATATATGTGTAGTATTACCCCGCAGATGGAACTATGTTTGCCTATGACGCTTGTTCTATGATATGTCCAATTTGGAATGGCAGATGAAACTTTGTCTATGGTGGTATCAAGTAAACGAATCCAACTATGTGACAAAATGTAGTCCGTCGTTCATCATCTCAACATGTCTAAAAATCTCTAATTGCAATTGAAAGTAACGCCAAATCATGCACCATGTTACCAACGTGTTTATCATGCAGCCGCCTGCGCAGCAGCATCTGCCTTTCTACCAGACGAAATATCGACGAGGCCAACACCCTGCACAAGAGCAGGGATATTCGTCTCCGAGCCGTCCTCCGCGCCAGGCAAAACAGCATGTCCGATAacgatctcctcttcctcaggaCCAAACACCCAGTCGGGCATCTCGCGCGGTCCCTCCACACCGTCCGGCGGCAGGGCCCAGCTAGGCATCTTGCTAGTGTATTTCCAGCCCTCCTCTTTGTCAGAGTATGCCGCGGCGTGGAGGAAAATACCTAGATCCTCGGGTCTAGGGTCCGAGTACAGCTCTGTGTCGCAGATCTTACACCTCTCGCCGGACAACATCTCGCCTTTGCGCTTGTGGTATCTCTCCACGGCGGCTTCGTGCTCGCGCGACATGATCTCCTCCACGACGGAGTTGTCCGTGCCTGGCGGTACCATAGGCACAGTGGTAAGGTGCGTCCGGTAGCTTACGGTGTCGGGGACTTCGGTCTTGCCAATGTTACATAGCTTGTCGATGAGCTCGTTGTCGCGCTCGTCGCTGGTTTCGTTCTTGCCAAGATCCGGTCCAAAGACTTTGCGGTTGGAGTAGATGGGATCGTTCGAGATCGGGTGTCCGAGGAACTGAAGGTGCACGCGAATCTGATGCGTGCGGCCGGTCAAGGGCAAACAGTGGACGATACTGTatccttcgtcttcgttTGTGTAGACCGGAGGCGGAGTCGCCACACGTCCCTCTGCGTCGGGGGCGCTCTGAGGCTCCGGGGCTTGAGGCGGGACATACGCCAAACGACGGAACTTGGTCTTTGCCTCCTTGCCAGTGGCGCGAACGCGGTTCAAGCCTACCTTCGGGCTCACGGACATGATGGGCTGGTCGCAGACAATGACACCGTCGGGGAACTTTCCCTTGACGCGCGCCACATACTCCTTCTGGAGGGTGCGGGCCTTGAGCTTGCCAGTCATGTTTTCTGCAGCTTTCGGTGTCTTTCCGAGGAACATGACTCCGGATGTGAGTCGGTCCAGACGGTTGCAGGGTCGTGGGACCCATTCCGGATGGCGTTGAGAGCGCATGATTTCGAGCACAGAGTTGTAGTGGTAGCGACCGGCGGAGTGGACGGGCACACCGGCAGGCTTATCAATGACAATCaaatcgtcatcctcgtggATGATACCAATCTCTTTCCCGGTGACGGGGGGTTCGTGACGGTGCAGAGTATGCGAGATGATCTGGCCGTTCTTGACGACGGTGTTGGGACCAGCAGGCGTGCCGTTGACGGCGACGAGGCCATCCTGTAGGGCTTTCCTCTGCAGTCACAAACATTCTATGTTAGTATATGGTTGATCAAAATAGCCAAGAGATGGGGAGCGTACGTAGTACTCTGCGGGACGATCGCGAAACTCCGACAGGAAAATGTCCACCAATTCACGACCCCGCCAGCGCTCCTTGCAGAAAGTGTTGTAGGTGTAGTGGTATGGCTTCACCCGACGCAGGCCGCCTTCAAGATAGTATGGTGCAGGCCATGGGTCGCAGGGCGTGATGGCCACCTCAGGGGGCTCCTGAACCGGGTCAGGAGGTGGGACTTGCAGCGTGGTGTCGACGGGCACGAGAGACATGATGGGCGGGGGAATCCGGCCGCGTCGCAGCAGGTACGCGGTAATGCGAGGAGAGGGAGCCAGGAGGGATAGCGAGGGTGAGAAGAATGGCAGTATAAAAAGCGAAAGTACTAAGCTGAAAGGACAGGGGACAAGAGAAGGGGATTCGTTCCTGATTTGGTTCCGTGGCggcgaaagaaaagaaaattttgGCGATGCGGGGAAATTCCCCGTCTATAGTCTCCATCCCGCAAAAGGCATGATTTTCTATAAGAATTCGCTATTAATGTTCctagctatataatatagaatgtACAAGTACTAAGGTACTGTTTGTAACAGAGTCTAAAGAGAAATATTTTACATtgattatagtaaatatacaAGCAATCACACACCACCTGTGTTCAACTGTAATTGATATtgagaattatatattactgccGAGAATATGGCATAAATGACTGAAAAGTCAGTTCCTATGAGGATAAAGTGCAGCTATTTAGCTGGGACTAAAACCTTGCAGACTCCTGGTAACCAGACatttcttcaccaccatcaagtCAAGCGGCGAGTTTGAAACGCACATAATCGTAGGTGCGACTAGTCCCATCTGACATCACTTGCCCGCCTTCCATCTCCATATCCCTAAGAAATTTGTCAATGAAGTTACCCGCAGCACTCAGATGAAGAGTTTTCGCTATGGCATGTTGGATATTCAGAAGATCAACAGATGGCGGGTCTATATTGCGATCTGGAGTGAGATACAGCGTTCGGGTGACTGGGAGCTTCACAATTCGAAGTAAGCGATCTCTTTTTACGTAGTCGATCTTGTAGGTGTGAGGCCCAACACATTCAAACAAGATCTCAAATCTTCCAAACAACGTGTGAAGATCCTGGGTCAAAGTGAGCGCATTCATGGGTCGATCAATGTCAGTCCCACTAATGAGGGCAGTAGCAGTGGGATTGAACATATTCAAGATCTTGTGGGCCATTTGTTTGTGCTCGGGCTAGATAGATTGTAAGTGATGGATTAAATGCGAGATTCTGGATGATTACACACCAGTTTTGGCTCCCCGTCAATACTGGTGAGTGACATGAGGGAATGAGGGATAATATGTGCTACCTCCAGAAAGGCCATCGCATCGCTCTCCGGCAACAACGACCCTCGGTCGTCGTCTTTGAAATCGGTTCCGTCTTTTGCTAATCGATCCTCAGCTTCCTGGATATCGAATTTTCGAGTTACGACGCATCTATGTCGATCACGCAAAAGACAGCCCCGTCGTAAAGTGGGGATACGTTGAGGCGTACCAACTCCTGCTTCGGAGATCTGAGCACGGGAAAAAGATGCTGGCGTAAGTTGTGGAGTTTTCGCAGCCAAAGCTTTCACTAAACGATTGTTAGTTCCACTAACTTCAAGCATGTGTATAGCAACATAcagggcaagaagaaataaCCGATCAGAAAGTTTGCGAATATGACCAGGCTTTCACCAAGGGAACTTTTGTCCTAGGTGGTCCATGTACTGAAATTGTCCAAACGAGTTAAAATGTGAGCAATGGAGGGCTCTGCATCGAGCGAGACACCACCTAAATGTTGTTCaatgaaatggaagaagagttCGAGAAAGCTATCTTTATCGGAAACCTCCTCTTTCATAAGTCGAATAAGAGAAACTGATTTCAAGCCTTTCTCGGTTGCCTGCGAAGGTTCGAATTGCTCGACGATACTATCAAAAAGCCTCAGCGCTGCGTCACGGTCTTCTGGCTTCAAGGGCTGGGGTGCTGGAACGATGACCCCGGGACCATTTGAAAGTGAGGACATCTTTGCAATGGAGCGGTGTTTACCCAACTCATTTCCATAGTCAGTGCGATGTGTAGAATGCAACCCATGTATGTGACCTCAGCAAGCTTAAGAATATCAGACAATCTCAAGGAAGAGATATTGAGTATGAAACCATGACACTAGCCCAAAAATAGATTAGTCACAAGAGGTTGACACCTAATCCACAAGGTGTCGATGACTTACTATGCAGATCACTACCTAAAGAGGCAATATAAAGCAAGCAACAGAACCTCGGCGGCTCCCTTTCGAGGAAAGTCCTGGCAATAAGAACAACAGGTTAGGTTGTAGGGATATTGTGATATTATGGAATTTTCGTGATCAATAGCTTTTAATATACAATTTTACCTTTCTGCGATGAAGATCCTTCTTCAGTTCAGTCGATTCTCTCGACTGCCAGTTCTCCCAAGAAGGGCCATGTCATCTAGCTGTCCCATTCTGGACTCAACAAAGAAAATAGAGGAAGAACGAATGCCTGCGTATAAGCGTGGTCTCTACTATCCAGTGAAGCTTGGTGATGTATTTCATTCTAGGTACCAAGTTATCAGCAAattgggtttgggggcaAACTCAACGTTGTGGTTCGGTCGTGACTTGCAGTGGGTATCAGTCTACTCTTCTCGAATCTCGTATGTGTAGCTAACTTCTTAGGTAGACACCACCGGTATATAGCGCTAAAAGTATACATCAGCAGCTCGAGGGACAATTGAGAGGTGCGCGTATTGGAGCACCTTTCGCGGATAAAGTCACAGCATCCCGGCAGCAGTCTCGTCCGCCAAATGATAGAGAAATTTGAGCTTACGAGTCCCAAAGGCATACATCAGTGCCTTGTTTACGAACCTCCGTTAACAAGCCTCTGCATTTCCAGGCAACATTGGACCCAATGAGCCTTCCTGAGGACCTACTAAAAGGGGCACTGCAGCAGCTTTTACTGGCCCTTGATTACCTACATTCAGAGGCGCATGTAATACATACTGGTCTGTAACACGTCGCAGGCCATCGTCTATAACTGGCTAATGTTCTCTTTAGATATCCAAGCGAAGAATATCATCGTTGCTGCAAAATGCGAATCGGTCTTCCGGGaatgggatgatggcgagACTAATGAACCGAGTCCTCGCAAGGTTGATAATGAGTACCTTGTCTATCAGTCTCGCCCGTACCGTCGCAAGAAGGGCTGGAGTGGCTTCGGGATGCCGATGCTCACGGACTTCGGAGAAGCTCGTCTTGGGGAAGTGCACGAAGGATTGATCCAGCCGGATATTTATCGCGCGCCTGAAGTCATTCTTGGGATGAGTTGGACAGCGAAGGTTGATATATGGAATGTCGGAGTGTTGGTGAGCATGAATCTGGCTCTCTACTATACTTTCCATTATGGCATCGGCTAATATGAGTCTCAAGATCTGGGATCTCTTCGAAGACCACCACCTATTTGATGGCAGAGGGCCAGACGGTTGCCATTCAGATGCGCAACTTCTGGCCGAAATGGTAGCGATTCTGGGGCCTCCACCAGTGGAGTTTCTTCGTAAATCACCTCGCAGCCTGGAGTACTGGGACTCGTCAGGTATATCTTCATCATTACAACATCTACTTATCCAATAGCTAATCGATAATAGGCCAATGGAAGGCTTCTGAGACAATCCCATTTATTTCATTGGCTGACTCAGAAGAGTATCTAGAAGGCGAGAACAAGCAGATGTTCATGAACTTTATGAGGAAGATGCTTCGATGGGATCCagaagagagacagagcGCCCGCGAACTATTGACAGATCCGTGGTTGACAAGTTCATAAGTGAACTGTATTAATATCAGggtaaataatatacaatAGCTTGAATATACAATATAATAAACAATGCAATAAATCTGTATAAAGTAACAAACAATGCTTGAAAATCCCCGAAGTTAGAATCGTTTCACTAAACACTGCTTGAACCTAAGCAGAATCCCGCCAGGGGCGACCGCCCAACAAACGGCCCTCGGATGACCCTCCCACTCCGTGGGAACAAGCTCAGGGCGGAGGACTTATGCCTCGGCTCAACTCGGTAGCTCCAACCtacccatcccatcccctcaaTCTATCATATAGACAACATTAAACTTCACCaaccatcatccatatcTCCCATTCCACCTATACACACACGCGCACATACACACTCACCGCAAAATGTCCACCTCCATAGCGCACAAAAAGCGCCGTCTCCGAAGCGACTACATCTACCACCAAACGCACCGAACAAGATGGtgagccaccaccatccttccttccttcctccaccaccccatccatcacctctAACAGATAAAATCCAGGTTCGACAACGACATGTACGCCCACCTCAACAACACAGTCTACGCCATGCTCTTCGACAGCATAATAAACACGTACTTAATCACGCACTGCGGAATGGATCCCTTCACGCACAACAACCCCACACTTACTACACCTgacccctcctcttcctcctccacctcctcttccacaccATCCAAATTCAAAAGCAACCAAGTCGGGATAATGGTCTCCTCCTACTGCGACTActtctcctccgtctcaTTCCCAGATATACTAGACCTGGGGCTGCGGGTCACGAAGCTGGGGAATAGCAGCGTGACGTATGAAGTCGGGGTGTttaaggaaggggaggacgAGGTCAAGGTTGTTGGGGGGTACACGCATGTGTTTGTGGCGAGGGAGACGATGAGGCCGacgagggaggggatggaggtgggtgttaggagggggttggagaggttgcTTGTGAGTGATGATactgctgttggtggtggtggtgggaaggGGGCGAAgttgtaggtaggtaggtaggtaagtaggtacTAAGTAGGGTTCTGGGTGAGGCCTGTTCTGTTCCTGGTGAATGGGATGGATATTCGGTCTGGGATCTCATTTATAGTTGATAGAAGGGGATACGGTTATACTGAGTGTTATGTTAAGTGTCCTGGTGGCATTTATTGGCTATTCGatgttgtggatgtggatgtcgaTGGCTTACATAGTATGTATCAGATGGCTGGTGTAGAGGTAGATTGAAATACTGGAGCAGGGAAAGGATTCCGGTTTACTCCGTCATCCATAGGACCACGGCAACCCCGATTTAGTTCCGACTCACATGTGAAAAGTGCAGTAGAGtaggaagaagaatcctgCGACGATACATCTCATGCAGCTGTCATGTCGATCCCATCCATACCCGGACTTGCATGCGCTAAACTTTCCCACAATGTCTACCCGAGTACATCTCTCAATTTTGAGCTTCAAGTGATCCATGACAAATACGTTCATACTAAGATATTATGTAGTGTGTAAAAATAGACTGTCCTTTGCTCCATTGTGCGGTTCGCTGAATGATCAGTCACCCGAAAAATAACAAATACAGAAGATGTGAAATGAACAAGAAGACGACAAAGCCAAACCCCCATGCGCTCTATCGCAATGTCTATCCGATTTTCTATGACCTTGACCCGAACGCCATTGTCGCTTTGTAAACAAGGTCACTGCAGAAAAGCAGATTCATCCCAGCATTACAGGCTCATGTGTGAATATCATCATAAAAAAGTAGCAAAggcaaacaagaaaaaaaaaaggaagcaaATAAGAAAGACACCTCGCTTAAACGCTATCCCATAtagcaatcaatcagtcgTGTGCACGCGCATTCGACCACCGCATGTTCTGTAGAATCCAGCTGCAGATAGCATCACGATGGTCAAGCAAATGTGTTGACAGCAAAAGAAGTTTTCGGTTTGTTCCCACTCGAAAAGGGTTAAGTCATCTTGTTCGGCAAAATGCTAGCCCGGGACACATTCGAGCTTTCGGGGAACAGCACCCGGCGCAGGGTCCTCGACTCTGCATCATAGTGCCATTTCTGGTAAGGACCGGGAATAAATTTGCCCTTGGCATCCCATCCGGCCACCCAGGTGTATCCAtcatcaaggaggaagaacatgAATTTTTCTGGCTTGGCGCCTTCGTGGATTTCCACGGTGTGCCAGCGGCAGCGCTCCTCCATTTCGTGTTCAAAGATGTAACGGTGAAGGATCCGGCAATAGACAAGCGGGACAGGCACTTTCTCATCGCTGTCATTGCCGTCTTTGTAGACAAGATGCCATCC includes the following:
- the RPL32 gene encoding 60S ribosomal protein eL32 (COG:J;~EggNog:ENOG410PNPG;~InterPro:IPR036351,IPR001515;~PFAM:PF01655;~go_component: GO:0005840 - ribosome [Evidence IEA];~go_function: GO:0003735 - structural constituent of ribosome [Evidence IEA];~go_process: GO:0006412 - translation [Evidence IEA]); amino-acid sequence: MVLAKKHVPIVKKRTKRFWRHQSDRFKCVPESWRKPKGIDNRVRRRFRGNIPMPSIGYGSNKKTKHMMPSGHKAFLVHNPKDVELLLMHNRTYAAEIASAVSSRKRVDIIAKAKALGVKVTNPKGRVTTEA
- a CDS encoding pseudouridine synthase family protein (COG:A;~EggNog:ENOG410PHG6;~InterPro:IPR020103,IPR006224,IPR006225,IPR002942, IPR006145;~PFAM:PF00849;~go_function: GO:0003723 - RNA binding [Evidence IEA];~go_function: GO:0009982 - pseudouridine synthase activity [Evidence IEA];~go_process: GO:0001522 - pseudouridine synthesis [Evidence IEA];~go_process: GO:0009451 - RNA modification [Evidence IEA]) encodes the protein MSLVPVDTTLQVPPPDPVQEPPEVAITPCDPWPAPYYLEGGLRRVKPYHYTYNTFCKERWRGRELVDIFLSEFRDRPAEYYRKALQDGLVAVNGTPAGPNTVVKNGQIISHTLHRHEPPVTGKEIGIIHEDDDLIVIDKPAGVPVHSAGRYHYNSVLEIMRSQRHPEWVPRPCNRLDRLTSGVMFLGKTPKAAENMTGKLKARTLQKEYVARVKGKFPDGVIVCDQPIMSVSPKVGLNRVRATGKEAKTKFRRLAYVPPQAPEPQSAPDAEGRVATPPPVYTNEDEGYSIVHCLPLTGRTHQIRVHLQFLGHPISNDPIYSNRKVFGPDLGKNETSDERDNELIDKLCNIGKTEVPDTVSYRTHLTTVPMVPPGTDNSVVEEIMSREHEAAVERYHKRKGEMLSGERCKICDTELYSDPRPEDLGIFLHAAAYSDKEEGWKYTSKMPSWALPPDGVEGPREMPDWVFGPEEEEIVIGHAVLPGAEDGSETNIPALVQGVGLVDISSGRKADAAAQAAA
- a CDS encoding HNH endonuclease signature motif containing protein (COG:S;~EggNog:ENOG410Q551;~InterPro:IPR003615;~PFAM:PF13391); its protein translation is MLEVSGTNNRLVKALAAKTPQLTPASFSRAQISEAGVGTPQRIPTLRRGCLLRDRHRCVVTRKFDIQEAEDRLAKDGTDFKDDDRGSLLPESDAMAFLEVAHIIPHSLMSLTSIDGEPKLPEHKQMAHKILNMFNPTATALISGTDIDRPMNALTLTQDLHTLFGRFEILFECVGPHTYKIDYVKRDRLLRIVKLPVTRTLYLTPDRNIDPPSVDLLNIQHAIAKTLHLSAAGNFIDKFLRDMEMEGGQVMSDGTSRTYDYVRFKLAA
- a CDS encoding putative protein kinase (COG:T;~EggNog:ENOG410PUS4;~InterPro:IPR000719,IPR011009;~PFAM:PF00069;~go_function: GO:0004672 - protein kinase activity [Evidence IEA];~go_function: GO:0005524 - ATP binding [Evidence IEA];~go_process: GO:0006468 - protein phosphorylation [Evidence IEA]); amino-acid sequence: MSLPEDLLKGALQQLLLALDYLHSEAHVIHTDIQAKNIIVAAKCESVFREWDDGETNEPSPRKVDNEYLVYQSRPYRRKKGWSGFGMPMLTDFGEARLGEVHEGLIQPDIYRAPEVILGMSWTAKVDIWNVGVLIWDLFEDHHLFDGRGPDGCHSDAQLLAEMVAILGPPPVEFLRKSPRSLEYWDSSGQWKASETIPFISLADSEEYLEGENKQMFMNFMRKMLRWDPEERQSARELLTDPWLTSS
- a CDS encoding acyl-CoA thioesterase (COG:S;~EggNog:ENOG410PPWV;~InterPro:IPR029069,IPR006683;~PFAM:PF03061), translated to MSTSIAHKKRRLRSDYIYHQTHRTRWFDNDMYAHLNNTVYAMLFDSIINTYLITHCGMDPFTHNNPTLTTPDPSSSSSTSSSTPSKFKSNQVGIMVSSYCDYFSSVSFPDILDLGLRVTKLGNSSVTYEVGVFKEGEDEVKVVGGYTHVFVARETMRPTREGMEVGVRRGLERLLVSDDTAVGGGGGKGAKL
- a CDS encoding uncharacterized protein (COG:S;~EggNog:ENOG410Q076), giving the protein MAPNLFLCLRNVFCPTYWFQRGERIQGSIHKEEHWDSPVPGIYKYIPGRGWHLVYKDGNDSDEKVPVPLVYCRILHRYIFEHEMEERCRWHTVEIHEGAKPEKFMFFLLDDGYTWVAGWDAKGKFIPGPYQKWHYDAESRTLRRVLFPESSNVSRASILPNKMT